Proteins from a genomic interval of Pseudomonas paeninsulae:
- a CDS encoding TolC family protein: MSNISPLLGRLAAGVLATALLSQPAAALTLDEALRQAEREAPSLTAQAAQVEAARSSAIPAGELPDPKLLLGLQNVPIEGDNRGRFDREPMTMQMVGVMQEVPNRAKRRARVEVAQAGIERATLEQRVELLKVRRETALAWISALAVEEKLALFQTLYGENELLVKAVRARLAGGRGQAADSVGPRQEAALLAEQEDQLLQSRTQQRAALRRWIGPRADEPLAGRLPNWPVDAQHYQHNLQRHPELALFEPMTDEAQAEVRQAVADKKSDWSWQLAYQKRDPAFGDMMSVQFSFDLPLFPGSRQNPRIAAKQAKLSQLEAEREASEREHAQQLADDLAEYQRLERALRRSQDSLVPLAEEKVALTLADYRSGAGELAGVIAARRELIETRLKHIDFAQARALTSARLYFAYEGISQ; encoded by the coding sequence ATGTCCAACATTTCCCCCCTCCTTGGGCGCCTGGCGGCCGGGGTACTGGCGACTGCCTTGCTCAGCCAGCCGGCTGCCGCCCTGACTCTCGACGAAGCCCTGCGCCAGGCTGAACGTGAAGCGCCCTCGCTGACGGCACAAGCCGCGCAAGTCGAGGCGGCGCGCAGTTCGGCGATACCCGCCGGCGAGTTGCCCGATCCCAAGCTGTTACTGGGGCTGCAGAACGTGCCGATCGAGGGTGACAACCGTGGTCGCTTCGACCGCGAGCCCATGACCATGCAGATGGTCGGAGTCATGCAAGAGGTACCCAACCGCGCCAAACGCCGGGCGCGGGTGGAGGTGGCCCAGGCCGGGATCGAGCGCGCTACGCTGGAGCAGCGGGTCGAACTGCTCAAGGTCCGCCGGGAAACTGCGCTGGCCTGGATTTCGGCGCTCGCCGTCGAGGAGAAGCTGGCGCTGTTCCAGACCCTCTATGGCGAAAACGAGCTGCTGGTCAAAGCCGTGCGCGCCCGCCTCGCCGGTGGCCGCGGCCAGGCGGCCGACAGCGTCGGACCGAGGCAGGAAGCGGCGCTGCTGGCCGAGCAGGAAGACCAATTGCTGCAAAGCCGGACGCAGCAGCGCGCCGCCCTGCGGCGCTGGATCGGCCCGCGTGCCGATGAACCTTTGGCGGGTCGCCTGCCAAACTGGCCGGTGGATGCCCAGCATTATCAGCACAACCTGCAACGCCATCCTGAGCTGGCGCTATTCGAGCCCATGACCGATGAGGCGCAAGCCGAGGTGCGCCAGGCCGTGGCGGACAAGAAATCCGACTGGAGCTGGCAGCTGGCCTACCAGAAGCGTGACCCGGCCTTTGGCGACATGATGAGCGTGCAGTTCAGCTTCGATCTGCCGCTGTTTCCTGGCTCCCGGCAGAACCCCAGAATCGCCGCCAAACAGGCCAAGCTGAGTCAGCTGGAGGCCGAGCGCGAAGCCAGCGAACGCGAGCATGCGCAGCAGCTGGCCGATGATCTGGCCGAGTACCAGAGGCTCGAACGTGCGCTGCGCCGCAGCCAGGACAGCCTGGTGCCGCTGGCCGAGGAAAAGGTCGCGCTGACCCTGGCCGACTATCGCTCCGGTGCCGGTGAGCTGGCCGGCGTGATCGCCGCCCGGCGTGAACTGATCGAGACACGCCTGAAACACATCGACTTTGCCCAAGCGCGCGCGCTGACCAGCGCCCGCCTGTATTTCGCTTACGAAGGGATTAGCCAATGA
- a CDS encoding efflux RND transporter periplasmic adaptor subunit has protein sequence MSARIAKGALLATLVLGIGAAGGYWLAQQSMSVGHNSTTAEAAPAAQEVDKGEVLYWYDPMMPQQKFDQPGKSPFMDMQLVPRYAEEGGDNAAVSIDASITQNLGMRLAPVTRGALSNSLQVVGNLTFNSRDIAVVQARSNGFVERVYARAPEDLLAVGAPLADLLVPAWVSAQEDYLALRGAGDPGLLAAARQRLRLAGMPAALIAQFERSGKVQALWTVTSPISGVLQELNVREGMSLMAGDTLATINGLRSVWLDVAVPEAEALGLHKGQVVEARLPAFPGEVLSGSIDAILPQANLDSRTLRVRVELANPDGRLRPGLTAQVRLTRPAERDALLVPSEAVIRSGRRALVMLAEGEGRYRPVEVRLGHEAEGNTQILEGLEEGQQVVASGQFLLDSEASLRGIMVQELGAPATEVKLEAALHEAEGQIDAIEADGVMLTHGPFKTLGMPGMSMLFPVADKALLEGFAAGDRVRVGVRANDDGMLIERIEHLAATPQENNTHDGHQEMQP, from the coding sequence ATGAGTGCTCGAATCGCAAAAGGTGCGCTGCTGGCCACCCTGGTGCTGGGTATCGGCGCGGCCGGCGGCTACTGGCTCGCCCAACAGTCGATGAGCGTCGGCCACAACTCGACCACCGCCGAGGCTGCCCCGGCTGCCCAGGAGGTAGACAAGGGCGAGGTGCTCTATTGGTACGACCCGATGATGCCGCAGCAAAAATTCGACCAGCCGGGCAAGTCGCCGTTTATGGACATGCAATTGGTGCCGCGCTATGCCGAGGAGGGCGGCGACAACGCCGCCGTCAGCATCGATGCGAGCATCACCCAGAACCTCGGCATGCGCCTGGCGCCAGTGACCCGCGGGGCGCTGTCCAACAGCCTGCAGGTGGTCGGCAACCTGACCTTCAATAGCCGCGATATCGCCGTGGTCCAGGCGCGCAGTAACGGCTTCGTCGAGCGGGTCTACGCCCGTGCCCCGGAAGATCTGCTCGCCGTCGGCGCGCCACTGGCCGACCTGCTGGTGCCTGCGTGGGTCAGCGCCCAGGAAGACTATCTGGCCCTGCGTGGTGCCGGCGATCCTGGCCTGCTGGCGGCGGCGCGTCAGCGCCTGCGTCTGGCCGGCATGCCGGCGGCGCTGATCGCCCAGTTCGAGCGCAGCGGCAAGGTACAGGCGCTGTGGACCGTGACCAGCCCCATCTCCGGCGTGCTGCAAGAACTTAACGTGCGCGAGGGCATGAGCCTGATGGCGGGTGACACCCTGGCGACCATCAATGGCCTGCGCAGTGTGTGGCTGGACGTGGCGGTGCCCGAGGCCGAGGCCCTGGGCCTGCACAAAGGTCAGGTGGTCGAAGCGCGTTTGCCGGCATTTCCTGGCGAAGTGCTCAGCGGCAGCATCGACGCCATTCTGCCCCAGGCCAATCTCGACAGTCGCACCCTGCGCGTGCGGGTCGAACTGGCCAACCCAGATGGCCGGCTGCGTCCAGGCCTGACCGCGCAGGTGCGCCTGACCCGCCCGGCCGAGCGCGATGCCTTGTTGGTGCCAAGCGAGGCGGTGATCCGCAGCGGTCGTCGCGCTCTGGTGATGCTGGCCGAAGGCGAGGGGCGTTACCGCCCGGTGGAAGTGCGCCTGGGTCACGAGGCCGAGGGCAATACCCAGATCCTCGAGGGGCTGGAAGAGGGCCAGCAGGTGGTCGCTTCCGGGCAGTTCCTGCTCGACTCCGAGGCCAGCCTGCGCGGCATCATGGTTCAGGAACTGGGCGCGCCGGCGACTGAGGTCAAGCTGGAAGCGGCGCTGCATGAAGCCGAAGGGCAGATCGACGCCATCGAAGCGGACGGCGTGATGCTCACCCATGGCCCGTTCAAGACCCTGGGCATGCCGGGTATGAGCATGCTGTTTCCGGTCGCCGATAAGGCGCTGCTGGAGGGCTTCGCGGCCGGTGATCGGGTACGGGTCGGCGTGCGCGCCAATGACGATGGCATGTTGATCGAACGCATCGAGCACCTGGCGGCCACGCCCCAGGAAAATAACAC
- a CDS encoding peroxiredoxin, whose translation MSIRIGDEAPNFSAETTEGPIHFHRWIGDSWAILFSHPKDFTPVCTTELGYMARLKPEFDKRNTKIVGLSIDPVSDHRAWAGDIEETQGHAVNYPMIGDHDLKVAKLYDMIHPNASGGPRTAVDNATVRSVFIIGPDKKVKAMLIYPMSAGRNFDEVLRLLDSLQLNAKHAVATPVNWKPGDDVIIPTSVSDEEAKRKYPQGFKTLKPYLRVVAQPK comes from the coding sequence ATGAGTATCCGCATTGGCGACGAAGCCCCCAACTTCAGCGCCGAAACCACCGAAGGCCCTATCCACTTCCACCGGTGGATCGGTGACAGTTGGGCCATCCTGTTTTCCCATCCCAAGGACTTCACCCCGGTGTGCACCACCGAACTGGGCTACATGGCCAGGCTCAAACCCGAATTCGACAAACGCAACACCAAGATCGTCGGTCTCAGCATCGACCCGGTCAGCGACCACCGAGCCTGGGCCGGCGACATCGAGGAAACCCAGGGCCATGCGGTCAACTACCCGATGATCGGCGACCACGACCTCAAGGTGGCCAAGCTCTACGACATGATCCACCCCAACGCCAGCGGCGGCCCGCGCACCGCGGTGGACAACGCCACGGTACGCTCGGTGTTCATCATCGGCCCGGACAAGAAGGTCAAGGCCATGCTGATCTACCCCATGAGTGCCGGGCGCAATTTCGACGAGGTGCTACGCCTGCTTGACTCGCTGCAACTCAACGCCAAGCACGCGGTGGCCACGCCGGTGAACTGGAAACCAGGCGACGATGTGATCATCCCCACCTCGGTATCCGACGAAGAGGCCAAACGCAAGTACCCGCAGGGCTTCAAGACCCTCAAGCCCTACCTGCGGGTAGTGGCGCAACCCAAGTAA
- a CDS encoding TetR/AcrR family transcriptional regulator: MRLQDQLFLQRESVLLDAARLLFRQQPWDRVTIAEVATQAGIGKGTVYKHFPSKEALYARLALDMSRANLAELRALHATQPPHLAMRQVIRRAFEQMLADPILAQLCQHCDRPAFQERLDAPCREQFLQLERDYIDFFGQLLHDTFDDRALCPADCQYLLWGVEACVNGVMARIASGGFEHWAEPIALGDYFDRVTDFIIAGLRGQAASLCALPANHE, encoded by the coding sequence ATGCGCCTTCAAGACCAACTCTTCCTGCAGCGTGAAAGCGTCCTCCTCGACGCCGCGCGCCTGCTGTTTCGCCAGCAACCCTGGGATCGGGTGACCATCGCCGAAGTGGCGACCCAGGCCGGTATCGGCAAGGGCACGGTGTACAAGCACTTCCCCAGCAAGGAGGCGCTCTATGCGCGCCTGGCGCTGGACATGAGCCGGGCAAATCTCGCTGAACTGCGCGCGTTGCATGCCACACAGCCGCCGCACCTGGCGATGCGCCAGGTGATCCGCCGCGCCTTCGAGCAGATGCTCGCCGACCCGATCCTGGCGCAGCTGTGCCAGCACTGCGACCGCCCGGCCTTTCAGGAGCGGCTGGATGCGCCCTGCCGCGAGCAGTTCCTGCAGCTGGAACGCGACTACATAGACTTCTTCGGCCAGTTGCTGCACGACACCTTCGATGATCGCGCGCTCTGCCCCGCCGACTGCCAGTACCTGTTGTGGGGCGTGGAGGCCTGCGTCAACGGGGTGATGGCACGTATCGCCTCCGGCGGCTTCGAGCACTGGGCCGAACCCATTGCCCTGGGCGACTACTTCGACCGCGTCACCGATTTCATCATTGCCGGCCTGCGTGGTCAGGCCGCCAGCCTTTGTGCCCTACCCGCCAACCACGAGTAA
- a CDS encoding efflux RND transporter periplasmic adaptor subunit, protein MFSQVPKRPWLIAVAISVLLLLWLLSGSLFKAQKVASADQPVAEQGLAKVEIQWLEAQPMQRQHVVQGQVEAWRRVELRARISASVARLDRDKGQPVEQGQLLLSLSPDDRTAQVARSEAEVRQRETDVSSAKRLRERNLFSANELLRLDSELAKARAELATARLHLRNTRIEAPFAGVYDARQVELGDFVQPGQSLLTLVDISQLKVSAQIAQQQVTQLTLGQQVAVQLLDGRELNGELHFIAAAADPDSRSFRIEVRVDNPKLLRLAGASATLHIQTGEAMAHRLSPALLSLDEDGRQGVKWVNQQQRVEFTRVSLISVDNQGAWVSGLPPRVALITLGQGFVEPGQEVLSQLAKEGS, encoded by the coding sequence ATGTTCAGTCAAGTGCCTAAACGTCCGTGGTTGATCGCCGTCGCCATCAGCGTCTTGCTGCTGCTCTGGTTGCTCAGCGGCTCGCTGTTCAAGGCGCAGAAAGTCGCCAGCGCCGATCAACCCGTCGCAGAGCAAGGTCTGGCGAAAGTCGAGATCCAGTGGCTGGAGGCCCAGCCGATGCAGCGCCAGCATGTGGTCCAGGGCCAGGTCGAAGCCTGGCGCCGGGTCGAGTTGCGCGCGCGGATCAGCGCCAGCGTGGCGCGCCTGGATCGGGACAAGGGCCAGCCGGTCGAACAGGGTCAGTTACTCCTCAGCCTGTCGCCGGACGACCGCACCGCCCAGGTGGCGCGTAGCGAAGCCGAGGTGCGCCAGCGCGAGACCGACGTCAGCTCAGCCAAACGCCTGCGCGAACGCAACCTGTTTTCCGCCAACGAACTGCTGCGCCTGGACAGCGAGCTGGCCAAGGCCCGGGCCGAACTGGCAACGGCCCGCCTGCACCTGCGCAACACCCGGATCGAGGCACCCTTCGCCGGGGTCTACGACGCGCGCCAGGTCGAACTGGGCGACTTCGTCCAGCCCGGTCAAAGCCTGCTGACCCTGGTCGATATCAGCCAGCTCAAGGTCAGTGCACAGATTGCCCAGCAGCAAGTGACCCAGCTGACCCTCGGCCAGCAGGTCGCAGTGCAACTGCTCGACGGCCGCGAACTGAACGGTGAGCTGCACTTCATCGCCGCCGCCGCCGACCCCGACTCACGCAGCTTCCGCATCGAGGTACGGGTCGACAATCCCAAGCTGCTGCGTCTGGCCGGAGCCAGCGCCACGCTGCACATCCAGACCGGCGAGGCCATGGCCCATCGTCTTTCGCCGGCGTTGCTCAGTCTCGATGAGGACGGCCGCCAAGGGGTGAAGTGGGTCAACCAGCAGCAACGGGTCGAGTTCACCCGGGTATCGCTGATCAGCGTCGACAACCAAGGCGCCTGGGTCAGTGGCCTG